Below is a genomic region from Hypomesus transpacificus isolate Combined female chromosome 1, fHypTra1, whole genome shotgun sequence.
AGCACTGAGCTGGGGCAAGGCTAGGGAACGGGGATGTAGTTTGGCTTGGAGTCAAGGTATTACAGGAGCAAACTCTTATTTAAAATACCAATGTGTTGGATCTTATCTTGGATGGCACAGCTCAGCCAGGGATGTTAAATATGCAGAGGAAAAAGAGCATTAGGTGCAATAAAGTCAAGGTAGTAGCTCACGTGTTATATCATTAAAGGACTGGGAACTTATTTGAACGTGCCTTCATGACATACACTGCAATTTAtaacctctctctgcttctcttaaCGTATATTTCAAAAGGCTCTTAGTCTACATCAATCAGTTGTATGCAAAATTGTGTTCTATGGTCCATCTATATTATGTTTTAAAGTGAATGATGAAAATACATCATTCTGAAGCTACTAACATATCTATTTATTAACCAATGTATATCAATGTAAACTATACTGTATTGGACTCAAGGCTGATCCTTCTGGAGGCTGTTAACTGGAATATGCATGTCTTATTGATATCTTATTTATATCTTCCCCTCGTCTAGCAGTTTCCTCCCCAGTCTAAAGTTTGGTTGGTGTAGCAGGTTACTCTGAGAGTAACTGGACCCTGCTGCTTGGGTGTAACTGTGTAGTCTCCTGGCCGCACTGAAGCACCAGGGAACAAAACCGCTCACCCTTAACCCAGGGCAGctccagacacagagacacaagcacacacagacacaagcacacacacagacacaagcacacacacagacacaaacacacacacagacacaagcacacacactgaaacaagcgcacacacggacacaagcacacacacgaatgcatacacactcacatggatacaagaacacacacacgcacacatagatGCAAGcacactaatgcacacacacacacatagcctcaTCCTCACACTACAAAGTCAGGGTTACGTAATGGGGGAAGTCTCCTGCTCCAACTAATACAGATCCAAGTTACACAGCAGGTTAGCCAGCAGCTTTATCCAGCACAGACAgtgggggcagggcagggcagggcagggggatcAGCCTCTAATGCTGCCAGTAAGTGGTTCCCTCACCCACTGGAAGGTCCTCAGCACCTTCTTCCTCACAGAGAGCACTGCAGGAGGGTCCCCCTTCATGAGGAGCTTCAGCAAAGGAAGGTTGGCTCCTCTGTCTGATGAAGGACCAGGCTGAGGGTACGGCTGAATGAGGGCTCAGGAGGGAcatggtagggttagggttgaggTAGAGATGTGGTTAGGGGTTAGGTTTGTGGTAGGATATTGTTAGGACTATTGTATCTCATCTGTACGGTTTAAGGTATGGAAGGGTAGGGTTAATAGTAGGGGTTAGCCTTAACTTTAGCAGTATTCTTTTCACGCAGGTAGTTAAGAGTAGGTTGTTTTACAGTGACAGGCTCATAGTCAGTCCCCAGTGTCCCTCCCTTGATTATAAATCATGTCCTTTTACATAAACGTGGACCCAGCTCTCAGTGTTTGGCAGGATGGCCTGATGCGCGATGCAGAcacaggacagagaggggaaacCCAGACACGGGCTCGCTCGCCCAATCACCAAGCATTAGATCAGCTCTGGTGTTTGCTTAGCTTCATCCCTGTAGCTTTAGCCCTGACTCTTAGTGCACACACTGTCCCCTGCCCAGAGTCTCACCCCAGATAAGCCCTAGCATGAGAGCTGACAGGAAGGCTATGGGTGCCCGCAAACCGGCAAAGTAAAACCTCTCTCAGTACTTGAGCTGTCTGGTTCCTTTTTTGTGTACTGTTTACAGCAGGAATCACTTTTCTGTGACATCTTTTCTGGCTTTTTAAATTGGAATTTTCAGTTGGGTTGTGCAAAATGTGCAGATTTGTTTTTGGAGCAAATCACAACTGGGGGACTTAGAAGGCGGCGAGGAGGAAGACTTTGCTGAATCTGTCACCTGCATTACAAACAGCAGCTCTAACCTACAGTATGGATGCTGCATCAGCTCTGTTCCACAGAAATCTCTTTGCCAGactgctctctcttgctctgccccTTTCAGTCCTGCCAGTCATGAAACAGGATGATGTCACAGTGCCCAGCTTCAATCTTTCCTGTTTGTTTTCCAAATTAAACTTGGGAGACTGCTTGACTGCAAAGAAAGTATTCATCTAAATATATCCTGTCTCAAATAGCTTTTTGGCTCTTTAATgggattaaaaaaacaaaaacatttgaataCAAAGGAAACAACTGTCAACAAATCCAGACTAACACATTTAGGTTGATGCTAGTGAGATTCACAATCCTGATGGCAGGTAGACTCAGTTCTCCTGAACAGACATTTTAACTTGAGGAGAGGATTGTGTCACTGTGGTGTCAGTGATCCAAGACGATTCATCTTATGCATCTTTCACACCAGGAACCATGGTTTTACTAAGGTATTTTTAAAGTGTCAATGCCCTTGATTTGACCCATTTATACTGAATCGACTACAGAAACGAGTACCATGTCGTCCCTGGCCATAGATTAAGTCACCATGGATGTTTGGACAGAAAGAGCCACAGAGTCTTATCACAAACCTGTGAAAACTTGTGGTTGTTTAGTCTAGTGGAGGTCTTGGTGGTGTACAGTTATATAGTATCTACCATGCTGAACGTGGTAAACTTTGAGGAACACAAACAGCCGCTACTCCAGCTGAACCTCCGACTCTTAATCCTCTCGCCACAGTGAAGATACTGGAACGAGCGGAGAGATGATGTGAATTCACACTGACGTGTCCAAATGCAGCATTCCTGCTACTGGAAGATGAGTGTAGCCCCCAACTGGCTCTGACAGCTCTCTGCTGGTCTGTCAGCGTTGACCGTGCCCCAGGTTTGCTTTGACCTTAGAGCGGCGTTTGGTCCTCTCTGGTCAGCCACTCATTATGAGATATGGCAGATCATCTACGGTGCTTTTCTCTGTCCCTAATTCAACAGGGAGTAGCAAAATATCGTTATTTTATATTCGGGTAGGATTAATAATCATGTACTCTGACCCTTAGTTGATTTCTGACTATTTGTATCCACTGTTGTTGGGCGGAACAATGTGAAATCATTATTGTGGCCATTGATCgacatgacctttgaccttcttAGTTCTGAAGACAGGGTGTGAGGAATTCTGGGATTGCTGCTCATCAGGAATCCGCTTGTCTTGCCTGTCTGGGTAGCCTACAGCGCTGCAtgtctccattcttctcctctgcttGTTTAGCATGGCAAACAACGATGTCATTCTGCGCTCCCAACCCGGTTGTCGTTGTGTGAAAGGAGCTTATTTTGACTTTGACTGTACTGCTTTGTCCTTTGTGCAACGGAGGTGGCTTAAATCAGTTCACAAGCCGGCAGCAAGCACAGATGGATGGCATGTTCTGTCACTAGGGCACAAAGAACGTCCTTTGTCAACGACCGAAGATGCCCTCTCAGGGCATTTGAACAACATTAATGGTATGAAAGTAGAAAAGtgtcatgccaccaaatacattATTCCAGCAAAGTATAACACTCTACTATTTTCTTTCAAAATTATTGGTGGTTTGCCATTGATTTCTAAAAAGTGTAGGAGTCTAATTAAGACCACGAACACTTTGACACAGAGAAACAGCTCCATCATTTTGCATAAGCTGTGAGGAGACATTAATGTTGTTATGGGGGCAACATCCGTTTCTATAGTCATTTAAGGTACTATTATACTATCGATGGCACTATAACATGGTTTAAAAGTAGCTCCTTGAACACTGTGACAAAATAAAGACGATGATTCACCTTAAAACTATATTTTTTGCTGTTTGTCCTTTCCACACAAAAAAGTGGACTCTACTTGAGACACCTAGTCAGCAAAATAAAGCAAGAAATAGTGCTGTTTTCACCATATGGAGCTGAGGGTGCAGAACTGATGTGAAACTATCGCTATTTATGTTTTCCAGACTCCAGGGAATCTAGCTAACATATGGGTACGGTTTCTAGTGAATAAAATGTCAGAAACTGCTTGAACACGTGAAATCTTTCAGAGGGGTAGTTTACTGCAAATGATCCATTAGACTAGCCTGGAAACCAGACCAATCTGCAAGGTCATGGTTTATTGCTCTGGCCTCCCTCCCATTCAAACTGATTTCCCACCAACATGAAAAGTGCCGGGCCAATCACAACTGTTTATCTGGGGTAAAGGGGTGGGTTTAATTAACTGGTATACCCTCTGTATACAGTCATTTAGTCAATTTCCTTTTTTCATCTCTTATTTTCATTATATTCTTGACCTGATGCAGAACtcataatggccgggtttcccagattcgttaagaagctcttaacgcaaAGATTTCCGCTCTAAGATTTCAgctctaagagcgctctagaacgctcttagaacgttcttaagacgctcttagcgttaagagtttcttaacgaatctgggaaacccggccaatatcagCATCTGAATGAATGTTGAAATCCGGAAATAGAATGCACCACTTACTATCCATTGTTACAATTGCTTCTTTGAGAATGTGATTGATGAGACCTGTTCACCTTTCCCActctcagcccccctcctcctacccagAATCCAGTTCATCCAGTCAGACCACTTCCTGTTTATGCTGAGCTGCAAATATTTTGTAGATGATGACAGGCCAGGTGGGGTTCCGGATCGCGTCCTGAACTCCACGTGGGGTTGCACGGCCTTTGCCTTTGATCATTTCATGTATTATGATGACACGTGgtcgcacgtacacacacaccgaaaATGTTGATGCCAGAAGGAAAGTGGATGAATCAGAGGTTTGAACTGTGGTCCAGGATCAAGTTACTGCAAACAGGAGTTCCACTGTGCTCCATGGTCTAACATTACATCAACCATGTATCAATGTCAGACATATTtcctaatttttttttttttttttaaatccccCCAGATGATAAGGTAATGGCTAATCCACCGATTGTGATTAACAaaagcacataggaaatccaatttcttccacccccccccccccccacacacagccctcgtCAGTGAGGTAAACCCTCGGTCCGTTCTGTGTTCACAGGAAGAAGTCCTTCCTGTTCTCAGCACTCTACGCCGCCTGCATACTCGGTGGACGTCACGtcatgaagcagagagagaagtttGAGCTGAGGAAGCCACTTGTGCTTTGGTCTCTCACCCTCGCTGTCTTCAGGTAAAcacctcacacagacacaaacaccatcACATCCAGTCAGTATTTATTTTGCACTTGTTTGTATTGTTAGTTTTGTCTAGTTGCTCTTGTTTTCAGATTCCTTGTATGTGTGAGCATACTTGGCCAGTTAAGCTGATTCTGATCTGACCTCAAACCCCTCAAATCAAGATATCCTTGTCCTGCCTGCATCAAAGCGGGAGCGTTGGGAATCTGTTTTGAACCGGTGAAGATTAACAGTTGATCCACAGCAGTCAGTGCTGCTGATGGAAACATGCCCAGACCCCCCGTCTCTGTGTCCAGGTGTTCTAACcttgtttctgcctctgtcttGCTGCAGTATATTTGGCGCCGTACGAACTGGGAGCTACATGACATACATCCTGATGACCAAAGGGCTCAAGCAGTCTGTGTGCGACCAGAGTTTCTACAACGGGCCGGTCAGCAAGTTCTGGGCATACGCTTTTGTTCTCAGTAAAGCACCAGAACTGGGTAAGGATATCAGACTCACCGGATgctatttttgtttttgtttgtttgtttattttgcaAGTGCCTTTATCAAACTGGGGGGTATGGGGTGGTGTCGTTTTCTAGAGTGATTACCTGTAACTATAGCAACATCTATGCATATCAGGAACATTGTGTTAGCTACACCTATTAAATAATTACGCAGCGTACGTAATGAGCCTGTAACGTATGCGAAAATACAGACAGATAAAACCTCAATACCGATCAGCAATCTCATTACCCAAAGTCTGAGATAATCCCCTTAAAATGCCTCGGAGACGTGAGATGACACATTAGAATGTCACACTCTTTTACACACTCAGATTCCGACAGACGACACGTTAGCCCGTCTTCTCTGGCCTGCTCTCGTCTGCTCTCGCCTGCTCTCGTCTGCTCTCGTCCCAAGCCAGGTCCTTGATCACTGGCCCTCGCCTCTTTCCCAAtgtctgttgtttttgtgtgtgtctgagaatcCATTTTCTGCCCTTGTGGTCCTATTGTGTTTGCCCAGCTCTGCGGTTACTGGGTCTCTACACCCTGTCAGGTCAGAGTACGGCCCCAGAGCAGAAGTGCCCCGtctgggggagtggggaggggaggtgggggctcTGGCTGGGTGACTTCCAGAGGCTGCTGGTCCGTGACTGACTCTCTGACACCTGCAAATCAAACACGGCCCCCAGTTAGCCCCCATGCTGCTCACAGTCACCGTGGGTGACGGACACAGGTTTAGGAGCAGTGtgcacactcactcatacacactcactcatacacactcacactcactcatacacactcactcatacacactcacactcactcattcacacacacacacccttaaacACACGAACACAGGCTCCACACTTACCATAATTTATCGTTATCCAAGCAGTCTCCTGCAATGGAATATTTGTCTGTATATCTCTCAATAtaacctctcccccttccctccctccaggagacACCATGTTCATCGTGTTGAGGAAGCAGAAGCTCATCTTCCTCCACTGGTACCACCACATCACGGTGCTGCTGTACTCCTGGTACTCCTACAAGGACATGGTTGCCGGGGGCGGTTGGTTCATGACCATGAACTACCTGGTCCACGCCGTCATGTACTCCTACTATGCCCTGCGAGCCGCAGGATTCAAGGTCTCGCGCAAGTTCGCCATGTTCATAACAATCACCCAGATTACGCAGATGCTGGTGGGGTGCGTGGTGAACTATCTGGTGTACGCCTGGATGCAGCAAGGCCAAGAGTGTCCGTCGCACGTGCAGAACATCGTGTGGTCCTCGCTCATGTACCTCAGCTACTTCATACTCTTCGTCCAGTTCTTCATCGAGGCTTACTTCAGCAAGACCAAAGCCACCGCAGCCGCTAGGAAGACCCAGTAAACACTGGGGAGGAAGACGAGGGTCTcggaaggggaggagggtgggatgaAGACCgatgatgggagggagggaggcaaggaggggggggcggcggaGTGTCGTTTGATGGACGagcaagggggggggaggtaacGGGTGGTGTGGAGGTAGCAGGGGGTCgttcgagggagggagggggggctgaagCAGTTGTTTCAGGAAGGAGGCTGCGGTGCTTTGAGCGCGAGAATTTTGCTAACGCAACAACGCACGTGCCTTCTGTCACATCACTACCGAGGAGCACAGAGGCGGTACCATGGCAACAGGCAGTCAATGAGCCCCTTGCCTGTACGTTtcaaagccccccccctccacttaaTTTGCCATATTTATGAATATGAACGAGCAAAGGGACGTTTGAATGACCAGACACAGGAACTACAGCTATTCGTTTACTTGATACGTAGAGAATTAATCGGTACTTATGAAGGTGGGTGAATTCAATATTGGACTGACACCATGTAAGTGTTTCGTCAGTGTCTTTACTCATTGCTGTTTGTCGTCTGGTTTTGAAATATTCTATTATTTTATGACAGTGGCGTGTGAGAGTGAAAGGTAGGGCTTTTGTTCGATtgctgctgtgtgttggtgggtgATAATATACGGTTGGGAATGAATGACTGTATTTCTGTAGGCCTATCCTGCACTGTAAACACAATATTTTCGGTGACTCTTTACTTGAAATGAGGGTCTTCACATGGGGGTCTTCATGACACCTTTATGAAACTATTCATTACACCTTCATGTCTGTTGATGTATCATTTACAACAACTTTCAGAACGTTACCGTCATGTTGTTTAAAGCggattttcaaaataaaagtttgtgAAAAAATCCTCAAAAGTCAATGCTTTGAAAAAGTATCAATATATGCAGAATGAATTTGCCATGGAGGTAGTTCAATTCATTATACATTCAGACACAAAGGTGTAAAACTGTTAAATTAAGGTGTTATAAATCCATATGAAGACCTTAATATAAGTAAAGTATAACCCAACTTTCTCAGGACTTCATATAATGCatatcaaaaaaagaatagacAGGTTAACATTACAACTAGGTTACAAAATGCATCCTAAAATGTCTTATTTGTGCTTAGTTGAATAAAGCATCCTGTAAGAGTGGCATGCTGGGAAATGGAGTCTCACTGACATGTTCACACCTGTAACAAACACTCAAAAGTACCAACCACACCGGAGAGTGTGCTACCATCAATTTCCAAAGACTGCATTAAAGAACACGTCTCGCAAAGTCATTTTTAGGACCAGACTGTTGTTGGAAGTTTAACTGAACTGAAAGAATCCCATTAATATTaagataaaagtaatagataaaACACGCAATTGTCAAAATATACTGTAATGACTTCAAATAACCTGTATTGATTTATGGTGTCTGTTGTGCTATTGTGCATCTGCACTGTA
It encodes:
- the elovl6 gene encoding elongation of very long chain fatty acids protein 6, producing the protein MSVLALQEYEFERQFNEDEAIRWMQENWKKSFLFSALYAACILGGRHVMKQREKFELRKPLVLWSLTLAVFSIFGAVRTGSYMTYILMTKGLKQSVCDQSFYNGPVSKFWAYAFVLSKAPELGDTMFIVLRKQKLIFLHWYHHITVLLYSWYSYKDMVAGGGWFMTMNYLVHAVMYSYYALRAAGFKVSRKFAMFITITQITQMLVGCVVNYLVYAWMQQGQECPSHVQNIVWSSLMYLSYFILFVQFFIEAYFSKTKATAAARKTQ